The following are encoded in a window of Vespula pensylvanica isolate Volc-1 chromosome 2, ASM1446617v1, whole genome shotgun sequence genomic DNA:
- the LOC122627157 gene encoding uncharacterized protein LOC122627157, with the protein MHATCKCLNVSIRSKGNELKRLPIDEIELTDHERADAFFREELATIKDLEVITKEQQGLVEIRNVGTWIIHRCLNCSIYTHAVHREYGAALVLININMITSPEEIERLKSNIDYSNVFRIVIDRSTFDDLDYLQPPNKFSVSQLLSATQVALGCLHQQLEEAVQRQATDVEEKIRNFTAEQYQLLEQFREKAHNEYRLLTSLLLNGEELKRLTDNTETPRQTSDDIKGNITSRTNAKNIKSHRTTNDAAYVIQTNIKCEPTLMSSNVHINNSIEKQDVYAKEPNSFDTEALFPLEGMEDTSTPDHLRSSEEESDTDDSGQDEGIHMHRGQRGGHPTLAKSLPVNVPTFPAFIRKAIPDQGDDQLSRDPLDPHNIRASIKALAKSVHGDTVFGDLPRPRFSTQI; encoded by the exons ATGCACGCCACTTGTAAGTGCTTGAATGTTTCTATAAGATCTAAgggaaatgaattaaaaagacTTCCAATCGACGAAATTGAACTGACCGATCACGAAAGGGCCGACGCTTTCTTTCGAGAG gaaCTTGCAACAATTAAAGATTTGGAAGTTATTACTAAAGAACAACAAGGTTTAGTGGAAATAAGAAATGTTGGAACTTGGATTATTCATCGTTGTCTCAATTGTTCAATATATACTCATGCCGTACATAGGGAATATGGTGCTGCCTTAGTtctcattaatattaacatgATT accTCACCAGAAGAAATAGAACGATTGAAATCTAATATTGATTATAGTAATGTCTTCAGAATAGTAATTGATCGAAGTACTTTTGATGATCTTGATTATTTGCAACCACCTAATAAATTTTCTG TATCACAATTGTTAAGTGCTACACAAGTGGCATTGGGTTGTCTTCATCAACAACTTGAAGAAGCTGTACAAAGGCAAGCTACAGATGTTGAAGAAAAGATACGTAATTTTACTGCAGAACAGTATCAATTGTTAGAACAGTTTCGTGAGAAAGCACATAATGAATATCGGTTATTGACAAG cTTATTACTCAATGgtgaagaattaaaaaggcTGACTGATAATACAGAAACTCCACGGCAGACTTCTGATGATATTAAAGGAAATATAACTTCAAGAACTaatgcaaaaaatataaaatcacaCAGAACAACAAATGATGCAGCATACGTTATTCAAACTAATATTAAATGTGAACCAACTTTAATGTCTTCTAATGTACACATT aataatagTATAGAAAAACAAGATGTCTATGCAAAAGAGCCAAACAGTTTTGATACAGAAGCTTTGTTTCCACTTGAAGGAATGGAAGATACATCAACTCCTGATCATCTTCGATCTTCGGAAGAAGAATCAGATACTGATG ATTCGGGCCAAGATGAAGGTATTCATATGCATAGAGGTCAAAGAGGTGGACATCCTACATTAGCCAAATCCTTGCCTGTTAATGTACCAACTTTTCCTGCGTTTATTCGAAAAGCAATTCCAGATCAAGGTGATGATCAG ctATCAAGGGATCCACTTGATCCACATAATATTCGAGCTTCTATTAAAGCATTAGCTAAGAGTGTTCATGGTGATACAGTCTTTGGAGATTTACCACGTCCACGATTTTCTACTCAGATCTGA
- the LOC122627158 gene encoding eukaryotic translation initiation factor 3 subunit M, whose translation MQIPPIFMELPLDDQAQELRAYFKSLGAEISEEKSPKGIEDDLHKIIGVCEACFKEGNENEIETVLNDIVSIMILIPTERAENLILAFCEKLTKAPGYKLGLVCLKALWLLFQSLSDDSPMRYHVYYHLVQIARNVDQVKAVYGGIDQLKQQFASFPPSNEQMQKLLRLLHEVLLSCKQGEQAAAVMVELLGTYTAENASAAREDAQRCILAALADPNTFLLDPLLALKPVRFLEGELIHDLLLVFVQEKLPAYLHFYQHHKEFVEHQLGLNHEQNMKKMRLLTFMQLAETNPEMSFDTIQEELQINEDEVENFIIDVLKTKLVRARMDQAGRKVLISSTMHRTFGRPQWMQLRDLLVAWKANLSAVQDAMKSVAAAQMELATKKKEGDV comes from the exons ATGCAGATTCCACCGATTTTTATGGAATTACCTTTAGATGATCAG gCGCAGGAGTTACGAGCATATTTCAAAAGTCTTGGAGCTGAGATCAGTGAAGAAAAATCTCCCAAAGGAATAGAGGATGACTTACATAAAATCATTGGCGTTTGTGAAGCTTGTTTTAaggaaggaaatgaaaatgaaattgaaactgtattaaatgatattgttTCTATCATGATATTA ataccTACTGAAAGAgcagaaaatttaatattagcaTTTTGTGAGAAACTTACAAAAGCACCAGGTTATAAATTAGGCTTGGTGTGTTTAAAAGC tttatgGCTATTGTTTCAATCTCTTTCTGATGATTCGCCAATGAGATACCATGTCTATTATCATTTAGTCCAAATAGCTCGTAATGTAGACCAAGTAAAAGCAGTTTATGGAGGGATTGATCAATTGAAACAACAATTTGCATCATTTCCTCCATCCAATGAACAAATGCAAAAATTATTGCGTTTGCTACATGAAGTACTTCTTAGTTGTAAACAAGG AGAGCAGGCAGCTGCTGTAATGGTAGAACTTCTTGGAACATATACAGCAGAAAATGCTTCTGCTGCAAGAGAAGATGCTCAACGTTGCATTTTAGCTGCTCTTGCAGATCCAAATACATTTTTACTCGATCCATTATTAGCCTTAAAGCCTGTACGATTTTTAGAAGGAGAGCTGATTCATGATTTATTGCTCGTATTTGTACAAGAAAAATTACCAGCATATTTACACTTTTATCAACATCATAAGGAATTTGTTGAACATCAACttg GCTTAAATCATGAgcaaaatatgaagaaaatgagGTTATTAACATTCATGCAATTGGCAGAAACAAATCCAGAAATGTCATTTGATACTATTCAAGaagaattacaaattaatgaaGATGAAGTAGAGAACTTCATTATTGATg TTTTGAAAACAAAACTTGTAAGAGCACGGATGGATCAAGCTGGCCGTAAAGTACTTATTTCAAGTACAATGCACAGAACCTTTGGAAGGCCACAATGGATGCAATTACGAGATTTACTTGTTGCCTGGAAGGCCAATTTGTCTGCTGTCCAAGATGCTATGAAATCTGTAGCTGCTGCACAAATGGAACTTGcaacaaaaaa gAAAGAGGGCGATGTATAA
- the LOC122627154 gene encoding cysteine--tRNA ligase, cytoplasmic translates to MAKRVQPSWSPPERKASTKLRLYNSLTREKEEFIPQFGNRVLWYSCGPTVYDASHMGHARSYISFDILRRVLSNYFGYDVLYVMNITDIDDKIIKRARQNYLFQNYIKENHSLDKILDHTKIVMSNFENVVKITTDPDKKCMLEKMLNRVEKAIENLEGAVKSKDENEIIKCQEILLEEARDPLANWLDNQKGATVEEHSIFTKLSQHWESEFHKDMDALNVLRPNVLTRVSEYVPEIIKFIQKIIDNGFAYESNGSVYFDVGGFDKKDKHYYAKLVPEAYGDTSSLEEGEGDLSTSVETLSEKKSITDFALWKCSKAGEPWWDSPWGKGRPGWHIECSVMASAICGESLDIHTGGVDLKFPHHDNELAQAEAHFNNSHWVRYFLHSGHLTIAGCKMSKSLKNFITIQDALKKHSARQLRLAFLLHSWKDTLDYSENTMNMAIQYEKFLNEFFLNVKCRIRCLGNASNTNIFSKWTDAEIDLNSKFFASKDSVHNSLCDNIDTKSALDAIRDIVTHCNIYVKQNKNPNTLLLRDIAVYITKILTIFGTITSSHDNIGFPIDNETTKTNMEEIIMPYLEILSKFREKVRDHAKLIKADSILRECDKLRDDILPTIGVRLEDDSGDCCKVKLVNKDELLKEREAKKKAELDKILEREKRKVDAAAAAVLKEAQRRIPPAEMFKLEKDKYSQFDEKGLPTHDAKGKEISKGQLKKLQKLQQLQEKKYNDYLMSKVNSTK, encoded by the exons ATGGCGAAAAGAGTACAACCATCTTGGAGTCCTCCAGAAAGGAAGGCTTCTACTAAATTACGCCTATACAATAGCTTAActcgagaaaaggaagaatttaTTCCTCAGTTTGGAAATAGAGTTCTCTGGTATAGTTGTGGTCCAACAGTTTATGATGCTTCGCACATGGGTCATGCCAG atcatatatatcatttgatattttacgAAGAGTACTATCAAATTATTTTGGATATGATGTCTTATATGTAATGAATATAACTGATATAGatgacaaaattataaaacgagccagacaaaattatttatttcagaattacataaaagaaaatcatagtttagataaaatattagatcATACAAAAATTGTTATGTCCAATTTTGAAAATGTAGTAAAAATAACAACTGATCcggataaaaaatgtatgttgGAAAAGATGTTAAACAGAGTTGAAAAGGCTATAGAAAATTTGGAAGGAGCTGTCAAAagtaaagatgaaaatgaaattataaaatgtcaagag atattattggAAGAAGCACGAGATCCTTTAGCCAACTGGTTAGATAATCAAAAAGGAGCTACTGTTGAGGAACATTCAATATTTACCAAATTGTCTCAACATTGGGAATCGGAATTTCATAAAGATATGGACGCTTTAAAT GTATTGAGGCCTAATGTCTTAACAAGAGTTAGTGAATATGTCCCAGagatcattaaatttattcaaaaaattatagataatgGTTTTGCTTATGAAAGCAATGGTTCTGTTTATTTTGATGTGGGAGGATTTGATAAAAAGGATAAGCATTATTATGCTAAACTTGTTCCAGAAGCATATGGTGATACATCAAGtttagaagaaggagaag ggGATTTAAGTACATCAGTGGAAACATTGTCAGAAAAGAAGTCAATAACAGATTTCGCTCTTTGGAAATGTTCAAAGGCAGGTGAACCTTGGTGGGATAGTCCTTGGGGTAAGGGTAGACCAGGTTGGCATATAGAGTGTTCTGTTATGGCATCAGCAATTTGTGGAGAAAGTTTAGATATTCATACTGGAGGTGTAGATCTTAAATTTCCTCATCATGACAATGAACTTGCTCAGGCAGAAGCACATTTTAATAACTCACATTGGgttagatattttcttcattctggTCACTTAACAATTGCTGGTTGCAAAATGTCCAAATccttaaagaattttattactatacaagatgcattaaaaaaacattcagCAAGACAATTAAGACTTGCATTCCTTCTACATTCTTGGAAAGATACTCTAGACTATAGTGAAAATACTATGAATATGGCTATTCAATATGAAAAGTTCCTCAat gaattctttttaaatgtaaaatgcAGAATCAGATGCTTAGGTAATGCaagtaatacaaatatttttagtaaatGGACTGATGCAGAAATAGATCttaattcgaaattttttgcTTCAAAGGATTCAGTTCATAATTCATTGTGTg ataatattgaTACGAAAAGTGCTTTAGATGCAATTAGAGATATTGTAACACATTGCAATATTTATGTTAAGCAAAATAAGAATCCAAATACTCTATTACTTAGAGATATTGCAGTTTACATCACAAAAATACTAACTATCTTTGGTACCATAACTTCATCTCATGATAACATTGGTTTTCCAATTGATAACGAGACAACAAAGACAAAT ATGGAAGAAATCATTATGCCATATCTTGAAATTCTTTCtaaatttcgagaaaaagtaAGGGATCATGCGAAACTTATAAAAGCAGATAGTATTCTTCGTGAATGTGATAAGTTGCGAGACGATATTTTGCCAACTATCGGCGTTCGCTTAGAGGATGATAGCGGGGATTGTTGCAAAGTAAAATTAGTAAATAAAGATGAGCTtttaaaggagagagaagctaagaaaaaagcagaattggataaaattttagaaagggagaaaagaaaagttgatGCAGCCGCTGCAGCTGTTTTGAAAGAAGCGCAAAGAAGAATTCCACCGGCGGAAATGTTTAAGTTAGAGAAGGACAAGTATTCTCAATTTGATGAAAAA GGATTACCGACACACGATGCAAAAGGTAAAGAGATCAGTAAAGGACAATTGAAGAAGTTACAAAAATTACAGCAacttcaagaaaaaaaatataacgattacTTAATGTCTAAAGTAAATAGTACTAAGTAA